The Cellulophaga sp. L1A9 genome window below encodes:
- a CDS encoding type 1 glutamine amidotransferase domain-containing protein yields the protein MNYIKSAVLVLSIITSSACKNENKQASEKSSEETITTKKEDKMKVLFVLTSHDKLGDTGKKTGFWVEEFANPYYTLLDKGVAITIATPKGGAAPIDPSSDSPDAATEDTERYNKDAEAKERIANTKKLSDMNPDDFDAVFYPGGHGPLWDLANDETSIALIETFNKQKKPIAFVCHAPAALKSVKDVDGRTPLVKGKKVTGFTNSEESAVQLTDVVPFLVENMLIENGGVYSSGADWGAYAIQDGNLITGQNPASSEKVAEKLLEALK from the coding sequence ATGAATTACATAAAATCTGCAGTATTGGTACTGAGTATAATTACCAGTTCTGCCTGCAAAAATGAAAATAAACAAGCTTCTGAAAAAAGTTCAGAAGAAACAATAACAACTAAAAAAGAAGATAAAATGAAAGTACTATTTGTATTAACATCTCACGATAAATTAGGAGATACAGGAAAAAAAACAGGATTTTGGGTTGAAGAATTTGCAAACCCATATTATACTTTATTAGATAAAGGTGTAGCAATTACTATTGCTACCCCAAAAGGAGGAGCAGCACCCATTGACCCTAGTAGTGACTCACCAGATGCTGCTACGGAAGATACAGAACGTTATAATAAAGACGCAGAGGCTAAAGAAAGAATAGCGAATACTAAAAAATTATCGGATATGAATCCAGATGATTTTGATGCTGTTTTCTATCCAGGTGGTCACGGACCTTTATGGGATTTAGCAAATGACGAAACGTCTATTGCGCTTATTGAAACCTTCAATAAACAAAAGAAACCTATCGCCTTTGTATGTCATGCACCAGCAGCATTAAAAAGTGTTAAAGATGTTGACGGAAGAACGCCCCTTGTAAAAGGTAAAAAAGTAACTGGTTTTACTAATTCAGAAGAATCAGCAGTACAATTAACGGATGTAGTTCCTTTTTTAGTTGAAAATATGCTTATTGAAAACGGTGGTGTTTATTCTAGCGGAGCAGATTGGGGAGCTTATGCTATTCAAGACGGAAACTTAATCACAGGTCAAAATCCTGCTTCTTCAGAAAAAGTAGCTGAAAAATTATTAGAAGCCTTGAAATAA
- a CDS encoding LytTR family DNA-binding domain-containing protein: MSKIKCLVIDDEELARALIIKYISDTPNLELMGEYENALEALPLIKNSAIDLIFLDIQMPAINGTDFAKIIGADTNIIFTTAYTEYALEGYELNVVDYLLKPITFNRFLTAVNKVKSKAEPAESIEDSITVKSGYDLHKIKYADILYIKSDSEYVTFYTAHKKIMSLQSLKSLLKQIPASLFMRVHRSYIVNKTKVTSLKGRDLYITDTLIPISDSYYDQVKLELFQ, encoded by the coding sequence ATGAGTAAAATTAAATGTCTAGTCATAGATGATGAAGAATTAGCAAGAGCTTTAATTATAAAGTACATTTCAGATACGCCCAATTTAGAACTGATGGGAGAGTATGAAAATGCTCTAGAAGCCTTGCCTTTAATTAAGAATTCTGCTATAGATCTAATTTTTTTAGACATTCAAATGCCTGCTATAAATGGGACCGATTTTGCTAAAATTATTGGTGCTGACACCAATATTATTTTTACAACAGCTTATACCGAATACGCTTTAGAAGGCTATGAACTAAACGTGGTCGATTATTTATTAAAGCCCATTACATTTAATCGTTTTTTAACTGCCGTTAACAAAGTTAAAAGTAAAGCTGAACCCGCTGAAAGCATTGAGGATAGTATTACCGTGAAATCTGGCTATGATCTTCATAAAATTAAATATGCAGATATACTATACATAAAAAGCGATAGTGAGTATGTAACTTTTTACACTGCGCATAAAAAAATAATGAGTTTACAGTCCTTAAAATCACTGCTAAAACAAATTCCAGCTTCACTATTTATGCGTGTTCACCGATCTTATATCGTGAATAAAACAAAAGTAACTTCTTTAAAAGGGAGAGACCTCTATATTACCGATACTTTAATCCCTATCAGTGATAGTTATTATGATCAGGTAAAATTAGAATTATTCCAATAA
- a CDS encoding KTSC domain-containing protein — translation MKRINEYKKLFSVENEIDLKGLKNTYRGLVKQWHPDKFLEGDAQKEEAELKSRQIIDGYHFLVSIAPETKAANLEEYTRLTNESGISDFQHKGLLLEITFLDGSTYEYFGVPKTIYVKLINSPKQYRFAKRSIFNSYIYRKSKKTLQEA, via the coding sequence ATGAAACGCATCAACGAGTATAAAAAATTGTTTTCTGTTGAAAATGAGATTGATTTAAAAGGTTTGAAGAATACATACCGTGGTTTAGTTAAACAATGGCACCCAGATAAATTTCTTGAAGGTGATGCTCAAAAAGAAGAGGCAGAGCTAAAAAGTAGACAAATTATAGATGGTTATCATTTTTTGGTAAGTATTGCACCTGAAACAAAAGCTGCTAATTTAGAGGAATACACTAGATTAACAAATGAATCTGGTATATCAGATTTTCAACATAAAGGTTTGTTGTTAGAGATTACTTTTTTAGATGGTTCTACGTATGAGTATTTTGGTGTTCCAAAAACGATCTATGTAAAATTAATTAACTCTCCAAAACAATATCGTTTTGCAAAAAGGAGTATTTTTAATAGCTACATCTACCGTAAGTCTAAAAAGACATTACAAGAGGCATAA
- a CDS encoding sensor histidine kinase — translation MKATKRFIFQSLLWIIIWLVLWITQSFDFGFLRENLLSLLFQILLLAGLIFFAAPKLLFQKKYLLFLIIGLTAIVLGSYISANIFSMPPPRMPPRMPGVENIIDRAPGGGVPSKFLIHFLLLAVSAVLGTFLETLFYAQKKEEETIKNNNERLATELKLLKSQINPHFLFNTLNNIYALSAISATKTQESISYLANMLRYVLYDCEQAFVPLTKEISYIENYIKLFTTKSSKKYPITTTYEIEAKGVLIAPMLVIPFVENAFKHSNIEKVEGTFLHIKVISKADEIYFEVENSKSEFVENKDKVGGIGLDNVKKRLAILYPNKHELIIENLPESFKVSLKLNL, via the coding sequence ATGAAAGCAACAAAAAGATTTATATTTCAATCCTTATTATGGATTATTATCTGGTTAGTACTATGGATTACCCAAAGTTTTGACTTTGGTTTTTTAAGGGAAAACTTACTTTCTCTTCTCTTTCAGATACTACTATTAGCGGGCCTTATATTTTTTGCAGCTCCTAAATTATTATTCCAAAAGAAATATTTATTATTCTTAATTATCGGACTTACAGCAATAGTTTTAGGGAGCTATATAAGTGCTAATATTTTTTCAATGCCACCACCGCGAATGCCACCAAGGATGCCTGGCGTAGAAAATATAATAGATCGAGCACCTGGAGGTGGCGTCCCTTCAAAATTTTTAATCCACTTTTTACTTTTAGCTGTTTCTGCAGTCTTAGGCACCTTTTTAGAAACGCTTTTTTATGCCCAAAAGAAAGAAGAAGAAACTATAAAAAATAATAACGAGCGATTGGCAACAGAGCTTAAATTATTAAAATCTCAGATTAATCCACATTTTTTATTTAATACCTTGAATAATATTTACGCGTTATCTGCGATTAGTGCTACAAAAACTCAAGAATCTATTAGTTATTTGGCCAATATGTTGCGCTATGTTCTTTATGATTGCGAACAAGCTTTTGTACCTTTAACCAAAGAAATCTCTTATATAGAAAATTACATTAAGCTATTTACAACCAAAAGCAGTAAAAAATATCCAATTACGACTACATATGAAATAGAAGCTAAAGGAGTTTTAATTGCCCCAATGCTCGTGATTCCATTTGTAGAAAATGCATTCAAACACAGTAATATTGAAAAAGTTGAAGGTACTTTTCTGCATATAAAAGTGATCAGTAAAGCCGATGAAATTTATTTTGAAGTTGAAAATAGCAAATCTGAATTTGTAGAAAACAAAGATAAAGTCGGAGGAATTGGCTTAGATAATGTCAAGAAAAGATTAGCTATTTTGTACCCTAATAAGCATGAATTAATAATTGAAAATCTTCCTGAGAGTTTCAAAGTAAGTTTAAAACTAAATTTATAA
- a CDS encoding DUF1080 domain-containing protein, whose amino-acid sequence MSLALKLFSISIFMMMLSACTQPKQSLFNGKDLSGWHEDIPVKDSVKDAQSPFIVRDGNLVSLGEPRGHLITDKMYANYRLDIKYRFVNEPGNCGILVHASTPRALYGMFPKSMEVQMEHENAGDFWCIQMNIVTEDMILRRGPKKEWGIVEGKARRIKNLTEGSEHALGAWNTMTIECFEDKIKVWVNGDFVNYGYNTDETSGQIAIQAEGAEVEFRTLDITPITKLTE is encoded by the coding sequence ATGTCTTTAGCTCTTAAACTTTTTAGCATTTCTATATTTATGATGATGTTAAGCGCATGTACGCAGCCTAAACAATCATTGTTTAATGGAAAAGATTTATCAGGTTGGCATGAAGATATACCTGTAAAAGATAGCGTAAAGGATGCACAAAGTCCTTTTATAGTAAGAGATGGGAACCTAGTGAGTTTAGGAGAACCCAGAGGGCATTTGATTACCGATAAAATGTATGCCAATTACAGATTAGACATAAAGTATCGATTTGTCAATGAACCAGGGAATTGCGGAATACTTGTTCATGCTTCTACACCGAGAGCTTTATATGGCATGTTTCCAAAGTCTATGGAAGTACAAATGGAACATGAAAACGCAGGAGATTTCTGGTGTATTCAAATGAATATCGTTACAGAAGATATGATACTTCGTCGAGGTCCAAAAAAAGAATGGGGCATTGTAGAAGGTAAAGCGCGTAGAATTAAAAATTTAACCGAAGGATCAGAACACGCTTTAGGAGCATGGAACACCATGACTATAGAATGTTTTGAAGATAAAATTAAAGTCTGGGTGAATGGAGATTTTGTAAATTATGGCTACAATACAGACGAAACTAGCGGTCAGATTGCTATTCAAGCTGAAGGGGCAGAAGTAGAATTCAGAACCTTAGACATAACACCAATTACAAAACTCACGGAGTAG
- a CDS encoding NADP-dependent oxidoreductase: MIKTIVLKQRPVGKPTVSDFEFTQSDKELVINDGELLLETSYVSVDPYLRGRMSDAKSYVPPFEVGKPMSSGVVAKVIASKNKNFNNGDYVSGLLAWKTQQVSTGEGLTKVNKDLAPLSAYLGILGMTGLTAFLGLQEIGKPKAGETIVISGAAGAVGSVVGQVAKILGLRVIGIAGSDEKIEMLTSDFGFDAGINYNETKDMNAAIKAAAPNGVDIYFDNVGGPISDAVLFNINRFARMIICGAISVYNSTEIPTGVSVQPFLVKNSALMQGFIVSNYQDKFPEAMKQLSLWLSEGKLKYTETVVEGFDNIPSAFLDLFEGKNKGKMIVKI, translated from the coding sequence TGGCAAACCAACAGTCTCAGATTTTGAATTCACACAGAGTGATAAAGAACTTGTCATTAATGATGGCGAATTACTCCTAGAAACTAGTTACGTTTCTGTAGATCCTTATTTAAGAGGACGCATGAGTGATGCTAAATCCTATGTACCACCATTTGAGGTTGGGAAGCCTATGAGCTCAGGGGTTGTAGCAAAAGTAATTGCTTCTAAAAATAAAAATTTTAACAATGGAGATTATGTTTCTGGATTGTTAGCATGGAAGACACAACAGGTGTCTACAGGAGAAGGTCTTACCAAAGTAAATAAAGACTTAGCTCCTTTAAGTGCCTATTTAGGTATTTTAGGAATGACGGGTTTAACAGCATTTTTAGGCTTACAAGAAATTGGGAAACCTAAAGCAGGTGAAACGATTGTAATCTCTGGAGCAGCAGGTGCTGTAGGAAGTGTTGTGGGTCAGGTTGCCAAAATCTTAGGGCTACGCGTAATCGGAATTGCAGGTTCTGACGAGAAAATTGAGATGCTTACTTCTGATTTTGGTTTTGATGCCGGAATCAATTATAATGAAACGAAAGATATGAATGCCGCTATTAAAGCTGCTGCACCAAACGGAGTAGATATCTATTTTGATAATGTTGGAGGACCAATTTCAGACGCTGTTCTTTTTAACATTAACAGATTTGCCCGTATGATTATTTGCGGTGCCATTTCTGTGTATAATAGCACAGAAATCCCAACAGGAGTTAGCGTTCAACCTTTTTTAGTTAAAAATAGCGCACTAATGCAAGGCTTTATCGTTTCTAATTATCAGGATAAATTCCCAGAAGCAATGAAGCAATTGTCGCTTTGGTTGTCTGAAGGAAAATTGAAATATACCGAAACTGTAGTAGAAGGTTTTGACAATATCCCCAGTGCTTTCCTAGATTTATTCGAAGGAAAAAACAAAGGAAAAATGATTGTGAAGATTTAA
- a CDS encoding peptidylprolyl isomerase has translation MSKVKENDTVQVHYTGKLNNGEIFDSSLEREPIKVTLGQKSLIPGFENGLIDMAVNEKKTVVIPSAEAYGEINKELFQSVPRADLPEDIKPEVGMGLMAKNADGSERQLRVVEVKEDAIIIDANHPLAGQELTFELEVVAIG, from the coding sequence ATGAGTAAAGTAAAGGAGAATGATACGGTTCAAGTACATTATACTGGAAAACTAAACAACGGAGAAATATTTGATAGCTCTTTAGAAAGAGAACCAATAAAAGTAACACTAGGTCAAAAAAGTTTGATCCCTGGTTTTGAAAATGGTTTGATAGACATGGCAGTTAATGAAAAGAAAACGGTAGTTATCCCTTCAGCGGAAGCATACGGTGAAATTAATAAAGAATTATTTCAAAGTGTTCCTAGAGCAGACTTACCAGAAGATATCAAGCCTGAAGTAGGTATGGGTCTTATGGCTAAAAATGCGGATGGTAGTGAGCGCCAATTACGAGTAGTAGAAGTTAAAGAGGATGCTATTATCATTGATGCAAACCACCCTTTAGCAGGACAAGAACTTACTTTTGAATTGGAAGTTGTTGCTATTGGATAA
- a CDS encoding iron-containing alcohol dehydrogenase yields the protein MNNFEYKNPTKIIFGKDTIGKLTAEIPADAKVLMLYGGGSIKKNGIYEQVKTALAKVDLVEFGGIPANPEYAVLMDALKVIKEEKITYLLAVGGGSVIDGTKFLAAAAVYEGVEPWEMLKNKERPTKGMPFGTVLTLPATGSEMNSGLVITREETKEKLAMGGPALFPTFSILDPLVIASIPERQLANGVTDAFTHVLEQYMTYPAGGLLQDRFAESILQTLIEVGPKVIKDPTDYEAGANFMWSCTMALNGLIQQGVPGDWAVHMMGHELTALFGIDHARTLAVVAPSHYKYNFEAKKEKLAQYAERVWNITAGSMDDKAYAGIEKTEAFFHQLGIKTKLSEYTDKFEGTAEEISKRFTDRGWLGLGERQALTPQDAEKIVKMAY from the coding sequence ATGAATAATTTTGAATATAAGAATCCTACTAAAATAATTTTTGGAAAGGATACTATTGGGAAATTAACAGCAGAAATTCCTGCTGACGCTAAGGTACTTATGCTTTATGGTGGCGGAAGTATTAAAAAGAATGGTATTTACGAGCAAGTGAAAACTGCATTAGCTAAGGTTGACCTTGTTGAATTTGGCGGAATTCCTGCAAATCCGGAGTATGCCGTCTTAATGGATGCCTTAAAAGTAATAAAAGAGGAAAAAATCACCTACTTATTAGCCGTTGGTGGTGGTTCTGTAATTGACGGGACTAAATTTTTAGCTGCAGCGGCAGTATATGAAGGAGTAGAACCATGGGAAATGCTAAAGAATAAAGAGCGCCCAACAAAAGGGATGCCTTTTGGAACTGTTCTTACCTTACCTGCAACGGGTTCTGAAATGAATTCTGGACTCGTGATAACAAGAGAAGAAACGAAAGAGAAATTAGCTATGGGCGGACCAGCACTATTCCCTACCTTCTCTATCTTAGATCCATTAGTAATTGCCTCTATACCTGAACGCCAATTGGCAAATGGAGTTACCGATGCTTTTACTCATGTTTTAGAACAGTATATGACCTACCCTGCTGGTGGTTTGTTACAAGATAGATTCGCAGAAAGTATTTTACAAACCTTAATTGAAGTAGGACCTAAAGTAATTAAAGATCCAACAGATTACGAAGCTGGTGCCAACTTTATGTGGAGTTGTACCATGGCTTTAAACGGATTAATTCAACAAGGTGTTCCTGGAGATTGGGCTGTACACATGATGGGGCATGAATTAACTGCTTTATTTGGTATTGATCATGCAAGAACTTTAGCTGTAGTTGCTCCAAGCCATTACAAATACAATTTTGAAGCTAAGAAAGAAAAATTAGCGCAGTATGCAGAACGTGTTTGGAATATTACAGCGGGAAGTATGGATGATAAGGCTTATGCTGGAATTGAGAAGACGGAAGCTTTTTTCCACCAATTAGGAATCAAAACAAAACTATCTGAATACACAGATAAATTTGAAGGTACTGCCGAAGAAATTTCTAAACGTTTCACAGATCGTGGATGGTTAGGATTAGGAGAACGCCAAGCGTTAACTCCACAAGACGCAGAAAAAATTGTAAAAATGGCCTATTAA
- a CDS encoding pseudouridine synthase, with protein MKKNLYYKIYKPFGMLSQFISNDTKEARTKRFLGALHAFPEGIMPVGRLDEKSEGLLLLTTDGKLSDLINQSGIEKEYLAQLDGEITMEEVQQLERGVIIGFSGKKHITKPCKVKILEEAPVLSEPDKKLRIGTHRPNSWISITITEGKFRQVRKMTAAVGYPTLRLIRIRIGSQYLENMQPGAVQKLDSLL; from the coding sequence ATGAAAAAGAACCTCTATTACAAGATTTACAAGCCTTTTGGTATGTTGAGTCAGTTTATCTCCAATGATACCAAAGAAGCACGAACAAAGCGTTTCTTGGGAGCCTTGCACGCTTTTCCCGAAGGAATAATGCCCGTAGGACGTTTGGATGAAAAATCGGAAGGTTTATTATTACTTACCACGGATGGAAAATTGAGTGATTTGATAAATCAATCTGGTATTGAAAAGGAATATCTTGCCCAATTGGATGGCGAAATAACAATGGAAGAAGTGCAACAATTGGAACGAGGAGTTATTATTGGCTTCTCAGGAAAAAAACACATTACAAAACCGTGTAAAGTAAAAATACTAGAAGAAGCTCCTGTTCTTTCTGAACCTGATAAAAAATTACGTATTGGAACGCATCGTCCCAACTCTTGGATTAGTATAACAATAACAGAAGGAAAGTTTAGGCAAGTGCGAAAAATGACTGCAGCTGTGGGTTATCCCACCTTGCGATTAATCCGCATTAGAATAGGCTCACAATATCTTGAAAATATGCAACCCGGAGCGGTGCAAAAACTAGACTCGCTTTTATAA
- a CDS encoding EF-hand domain-containing protein — MKNKVIQLGVLGVFLLMFSCGNAQEKEKGKKPPTFSELLEKMDKNEDGKLSKDEIEGPLKDNFDAVDTDEDGFITEEEMKNAPKPERPKRN, encoded by the coding sequence ATGAAAAATAAAGTAATTCAATTAGGTGTATTGGGAGTTTTCTTATTAATGTTTTCTTGTGGCAACGCACAAGAGAAAGAAAAAGGAAAAAAGCCACCAACTTTTTCAGAACTTCTTGAAAAAATGGATAAGAATGAAGATGGTAAACTTTCTAAAGATGAAATAGAAGGACCTCTTAAAGACAATTTTGATGCCGTAGATACCGATGAAGATGGTTTCATAACAGAGGAAGAAATGAAAAATGCTCCTAAACCAGAACGCCCTAAACGCAACTAA
- a CDS encoding toxin-antitoxin system YwqK family antitoxin, with translation MKSFFLLLLLLFLVQCSERPSKNIASTVDSSMNEVEPPKVVDSLVVLKTELILDPLKGVWSYDQKPFNGYAVKYYSNGTIREKLGFINGKREGVAKRWSENAILRWQSHYEHNKLVGSYKTWWENGVLAEESIYENGFLQGVQKQWHENGQLSKLRRLEQGKENGMQQAWLKNGTLYVNYEAKNGRVFGLKRANLCYQLEDEVVIKTDSIKK, from the coding sequence ATGAAATCATTTTTTTTACTACTCCTTCTTTTATTTCTAGTTCAATGTTCGGAAAGACCTTCGAAGAATATAGCAAGTACTGTAGATAGCAGTATGAATGAAGTTGAACCGCCCAAGGTGGTTGATAGTTTGGTGGTGTTAAAAACCGAATTGATTCTAGATCCATTAAAAGGGGTTTGGTCTTATGATCAAAAACCATTTAATGGGTATGCAGTTAAATATTATTCCAATGGAACCATACGAGAAAAACTTGGATTTATTAACGGCAAAAGAGAAGGAGTAGCGAAAAGATGGTCTGAAAATGCCATATTGCGGTGGCAGTCTCATTATGAGCATAATAAGTTAGTAGGCTCCTACAAAACATGGTGGGAGAATGGTGTCTTGGCAGAAGAATCTATCTATGAAAATGGATTTTTGCAAGGTGTTCAAAAGCAATGGCATGAAAACGGACAATTGTCTAAATTACGCAGGTTAGAACAAGGGAAAGAAAATGGCATGCAACAGGCTTGGTTAAAAAATGGTACCTTATATGTTAATTATGAAGCTAAAAATGGTCGTGTATTTGGATTAAAACGTGCAAATTTATGTTATCAATTAGAAGATGAAGTTGTTATCAAAACTGATTCTATAAAAAAATAA
- a CDS encoding YHYH protein, with amino-acid sequence MRKKKLGFKYVPVAAGVLSLLFAFTACSSDSESSDDTVSEDVEDIEDETVTELHAAYAAFNTDATTIYLDGANVVIETTGLPDHETVYWGEGDELYRDEPDVSVTGTENGGEGTTIYSNNNATTITVDATPDLTGSTVETQLNTIGIAVSGASIFNDQEGAGDLDQAARSLDWTGAHIGPGVYHYHLEPKAFTNDDSELAGILLDGVFLYGRKCDATGDYPSDLDSSGGHTATTQYTDGAEEYHYHIINEVYSTTGSYLAFAGPYQGY; translated from the coding sequence ATGAGGAAAAAGAAATTAGGATTTAAATATGTACCTGTAGCAGCAGGAGTCTTAAGCTTATTATTTGCTTTTACAGCTTGTAGTAGTGATAGTGAAAGTTCAGATGATACTGTTTCTGAAGATGTAGAAGATATAGAAGATGAAACGGTGACAGAATTGCATGCGGCATATGCTGCATTTAATACCGATGCAACTACCATTTATTTAGATGGGGCAAATGTGGTTATAGAAACTACAGGGTTGCCAGATCACGAAACTGTGTATTGGGGAGAAGGTGATGAACTTTATAGAGATGAGCCAGATGTATCTGTAACGGGAACAGAAAATGGAGGCGAGGGTACTACGATTTATTCTAATAACAATGCAACAACAATAACCGTAGACGCTACTCCTGATTTAACAGGTAGTACTGTAGAAACACAATTAAATACAATAGGTATTGCAGTAAGTGGTGCTTCAATTTTTAACGATCAAGAAGGTGCTGGAGATTTAGATCAAGCAGCACGCAGTTTAGATTGGACGGGGGCACACATAGGACCAGGAGTATATCATTATCATTTAGAACCAAAAGCGTTTACAAATGATGATTCTGAATTAGCTGGTATACTTTTAGATGGGGTTTTTCTTTATGGCAGAAAATGTGATGCTACAGGTGACTATCCTTCGGATTTAGATAGTTCTGGAGGGCATACTGCTACAACGCAATATACAGATGGAGCAGAAGAATACCATTATCATATTATTAATGAAGTATATTCTACTACAGGTTCTTATTTAGCTTTTGCAGGTCCTTATCAAGGGTATTAA
- a CDS encoding EamA family transporter: MAKSSNTVLIILAFFAIYVIWGSTYLLNKIAVTELPAYMLAGIRFTTAGLLIFGICKVSGITIMVTLKQFRNSFIAGFLFLTFGNGVFVWGLKYVDSSFAALEVAAMPLIVLILMRVVDGKKIQPMSVVGVILGVIGIYLLVSQKQIVQQEESLLGMIIIFFCVLGWSTGSLFVSKAELPQSYLVNTAYQMVTAGITLGITSLVLGENWSWPSTWSGPVQLSMGLLIILGSIVAFSAFNFLLKTVSPEKVATSSYVNPVIALLLGWYVLDENITSQSIMAAAILLTGVYFINTKKKLVMFSRFRGKLKNRSEVIK; the protein is encoded by the coding sequence ATGGCAAAGTCTTCAAATACGGTATTAATAATTCTAGCTTTTTTTGCCATTTATGTAATATGGGGATCTACCTATTTACTAAATAAAATAGCAGTAACAGAATTGCCTGCATATATGCTTGCCGGAATACGTTTTACAACTGCGGGACTTTTAATTTTCGGGATATGTAAAGTATCAGGAATCACTATAATGGTGACCTTAAAACAATTCAGAAATAGTTTTATCGCAGGGTTTTTATTTCTAACCTTCGGGAATGGTGTTTTTGTTTGGGGACTAAAATATGTAGACAGCAGTTTTGCAGCCTTAGAAGTAGCTGCAATGCCCCTAATTGTTTTAATTTTAATGCGTGTTGTAGATGGGAAAAAAATACAACCCATGTCTGTCGTAGGAGTCATCTTAGGTGTTATTGGTATTTATTTATTGGTCAGTCAGAAACAAATTGTTCAGCAAGAAGAATCTTTATTAGGAATGATTATTATCTTCTTTTGTGTATTAGGCTGGTCTACAGGAAGTTTATTTGTCTCTAAGGCAGAACTTCCGCAGAGTTACTTAGTGAATACCGCATATCAAATGGTTACCGCAGGTATTACTTTGGGAATAACAAGCTTGGTTTTAGGTGAAAACTGGTCGTGGCCAAGCACTTGGAGCGGACCTGTTCAATTATCCATGGGGCTTCTAATTATTTTAGGAAGTATTGTCGCCTTTTCAGCATTTAATTTTTTATTAAAAACCGTATCTCCTGAGAAAGTAGCCACCTCTAGTTATGTAAACCCTGTTATTGCATTGCTCTTAGGGTGGTATGTTTTAGATGAGAATATAACGAGTCAATCTATAATGGCAGCAGCTATTTTATTAACGGGAGTTTATTTTATTAATACGAAGAAAAAACTAGTCATGTTTTCTCGTTTTAGAGGGAAACTCAAGAATAGATCAGAAGTTATTAAGTAA
- a CDS encoding SCO family protein, with protein sequence MKKYIALLFFVAFISCNEKIKKEDIKVEETSRVESLPYYNEKSFTPHWITPNTPEEQAFHKIPDFKLVNQLGDTLTQKNFDAKIYITDFFFTSCPGICPQMTNSMVGLQEKFKDDDAIVFLSHSVTPTIDTVKELKIYADRFGVIANKWHLVTGDKSEIYNLGRNEYFVENDLGTPKDINDFLHSENFLLIDKNKHIRGIYNGLNRASMAQLLVDVKALENEG encoded by the coding sequence ATGAAAAAGTATATAGCTCTGTTGTTTTTTGTGGCTTTTATAAGTTGTAATGAAAAAATAAAAAAAGAAGATATTAAGGTAGAAGAAACCAGTAGAGTAGAAAGTTTACCTTACTATAATGAAAAATCTTTTACCCCACATTGGATTACGCCAAACACGCCAGAAGAACAGGCCTTTCATAAAATTCCTGATTTTAAACTGGTGAATCAGTTGGGAGATACGCTTACACAGAAAAATTTTGATGCTAAGATTTATATCACAGATTTTTTCTTTACCAGTTGCCCTGGTATTTGTCCGCAAATGACCAATAGTATGGTGGGACTTCAAGAAAAGTTTAAAGATGATGACGCAATAGTGTTCTTATCACATTCGGTGACACCAACGATAGACACGGTTAAAGAACTTAAAATATATGCAGATAGGTTTGGGGTTATAGCCAATAAATGGCATTTAGTAACAGGTGATAAATCGGAGATTTATAATTTAGGAAGAAATGAATATTTTGTAGAGAATGATTTAGGAACTCCTAAAGATATTAATGACTTTTTACATTCAGAAAATTTTTTATTGATAGATAAAAACAAACATATCAGAGGTATTTATAATGGTTTGAATAGGGCATCTATGGCGCAGTTATTAGTAGATGTAAAAGCCTTAGAAAATGAAGGGTAA